In Solenopsis invicta isolate M01_SB chromosome 1, UNIL_Sinv_3.0, whole genome shotgun sequence, one genomic interval encodes:
- the LOC105206374 gene encoding ribonucleoside-diphosphate reductase large subunit isoform X2: MCNIASIAVNMFVNSTKRTLDFYELKEVAKFVTYNLDKIDDNFYPLPEVKLSCDTHRSIGISVQGLADALILMRYLFQSNKAKELKVQIFEILYYGALEASYKTITEKGPYESDEGNPVNKIVFFKVQYLASIGGRNIRDVIYLAFKEIFTPNSASLFTWTGKDNNNRSTKEKLSDLRVIDALHDAASTHFELTLSEFKFYVSEALRSAKQRHRHQQRMNTREQHNII, encoded by the exons ATGTGTAACATAGCTTCAATCGCTGTCAACATGTTTGTGAATTCTACTAAGAGAACTTTAGATTTTTATGAACTTAAGGAAGTGGCGAAATTTGTCACCTATAATTTGGATAAGATTGACGATAATTTTTATCCTCTGCCAGAGGTGAAATTATCATGTGATACACACAGATCTATCG GTATTAGTGTACAAGGATTAGCAGATGCGTTGATTTTGATGAGATACCTATTTCAAAGTAACAAAGCTAAGGAACTCAAGGTTCAAATTTTTGAGATTCTTTATTATGGCGCTCTAGAAGCAAGTTACAAAACAATTACTGAGAAAGGTCCTTACGAGTCAGATGAAGGCAATCCAGtcaataaaattgtgttttttaag GTACAGTATCTTGCATCCATTGGAGGAAGAAATATAAGAGACGTAATATATTTGgcatttaaagaaatttttactcCAAATTCAGCCTCATTGTTTACATGGACGGGCAAGGACAACAATAACCGTTCTACAAAGGAAAAATTATCAGATTTACGAGTTATAGATGCTTTACATG atgctgcttctacacattttgaattaacactttcagaatttaaattttatgtatcagAAGCCTTACGATCAGCCAAACAAAGGCATCGACATCAGCAGCGTATGAATACAAGAGAACAACACAATATAATCTGA
- the LOC105206374 gene encoding uncharacterized protein LOC105206374 isoform X1, with protein sequence MNKRPRREYIKKPSRYETTASSDDEEAIRHQKKTEKISIIDDINDIRDHISEYDTQKLHEKESNNSNSEVIQATSVTLCPTVTTHLSYTDSTIPLTSSVIMPSLNNCAPTSSSMLLLSNSPTQQFAQSTIFQHEPVCDARPHFLQSFPLQSESNSSVLPTNQCLVSLRNQNLNETYVTSTLTNAASTSTFQFSSPVYTSSMSQLPETSVITSSFSIISAIGRTSQHSLRNERSSSNLQPLSDFPSSSSSLTRKSQPSLTLLSAPATHHNMNFNAYSNNTYTSNPNLNQNMIPPHGNTDLINVIKTQVTECINNAMTEIRMINQRSNQRVNKRPIKPKVIPFETIEEVLEFNQSNDAKYIQMVQYLASIGGRNIRDVIYLAFKEIFTPNSASLFTWTGKDNNNRSTKEKLSDLRVIDALHDAASTHFELTLSEFKFYVSEALRSAKQRHRHQQRMNTREQHNII encoded by the exons ATGAACAAACGACCTAGGAGAGAGTACATAAAAAAACCTTCACGTTATGAAACAACTGCATCTTCTGACGATGAAGAAGCAATTAGACAtcaaaagaaaacagaaaaaatatctattattgATGATATTAACGATATTCGAGATCATATATCAGAATATGACACTCAAAAATTGCATGAAAAGGAATCAAATAATAGCAACTCTGAAGTTATTCAAGCAACATCTGTAACATTGTGTCCAACTGTTACAACTCATTTATCTTATACGGATTCTACAATACCTCTGACATCATCAGTAATAATGCCATCATTAAATAATTGCGCACCTACATCTTCATCAATGCTATTGCTGTCTAATTCTCCAACACAACAATTTGCTCAATCAACAATATTTCAACATGAACCAGTATGTGATGCACGTCCACATTTTCTGCAATCGTTCCCACTTCAATCTGAATCAAATTCTTCAGTATTACCAACAAATCAGTGTTTAGTATCATtaagaaatcaaaatttaaatgaaacctATGTAACTTCCACATTGACGAATGCAGCGTCAACCTCAACATTTCAGTTTTCATCTCCTGTTTATACTTCTTCGATGTCTCAATTACCAGAAACATCAGTAATCACATCttcattttctattatttctgcAATTGGTAGGACATCTCAACATTCTTTAAGAAATGAACGCTCATCTTCAAATTTACAACCATTATCTGATTttccatcatcatcatcgtcattaACACGTAAATCCCAGCCATCATTAACTTTGCTATCAGCTCCAGCAACTCATCACAATATGAATTTTAATGCATATTCTAACAATACATATACGTCTAATCCTAATCTTAATCAGAATATGATTCCTCCTCATGGAAATACTgatttgataaatgttataaaaacacaaGTAACGGAATGCATAAATAATGCCATGACAGAAATTAg GATGATAAATCAACGTTCGAATCAAAGAGTAAATAAAAGACCTATAAAACCAAAAGTAATTCCATTCGAAACGATTGAAGAAGTGTTGGAATTCAATCAGTCAAATGatgcaaaatatatacaaatg GTACAGTATCTTGCATCCATTGGAGGAAGAAATATAAGAGACGTAATATATTTGgcatttaaagaaatttttactcCAAATTCAGCCTCATTGTTTACATGGACGGGCAAGGACAACAATAACCGTTCTACAAAGGAAAAATTATCAGATTTACGAGTTATAGATGCTTTACATG atgctgcttctacacattttgaattaacactttcagaatttaaattttatgtatcagAAGCCTTACGATCAGCCAAACAAAGGCATCGACATCAGCAGCGTATGAATACAAGAGAACAACACAATATAATCTGA